Proteins from one Gossypium raimondii isolate GPD5lz chromosome 8, ASM2569854v1, whole genome shotgun sequence genomic window:
- the LOC105792911 gene encoding arginine--tRNA ligase, chloroplastic/mitochondrial, which yields MATEHVEYMGSLKAQLAKLFEVSLKVTVPNELDVEPLVAACNGKFGDYQCNNAMGLWSKIKGKGAPFRGPPAVGEAIKNNLPTSEMIESCSVAGPGFVNVVLSKNWMAKSIQKMLIEGIDTWAPLPPVKTAVVDFSSPNIAKEMHVGHLRSTIIGDTLARMLEFSKVKVLRRNHVGDWGTQFGMLIEFLFEKFPNFEDATETAIGDLQAFYKASKQRFDADPAFKERAQQAVVRLQGGEDKYRRAWAQICQISRTEFHKVYQRLGVHLEEKGESFYNPYIPGVIEALNKQGLVEESQGARVIFIEGINIPLIVVKSDGGFNYASTDLAALWYRLNEEKAEWIIYVTDVGQQQHFDMFFKAAKRAGWLPQGDSSYPKASHVGFGLVLGEDGKRFRTRNTEVVRLVDLLDEAKVRSKAALIERGKGEEWTEEEIESTAEAVGYGAVKYADLKNNRLTNYTFNFDQMLNDKGNTAVYLLYAHARICSIIRRSGKDIEELKNKGTLVLGHKDERDLGLHLLQFAEVVEEACTNLLPNVLCDYLYNLSEIFSKFYSNPECKVIGSDMETSRLLLCEATAVVMRKCFDLLGITPIYKI from the exons ATGGCAACT GAACACGTTGAATATATGGGCAGTTTGAAGGCACAGTTAGCAAAATTGTTTGAAGTTTCGCTTAAAGTGACTGTTCCTAACGAGCTGGATGTAGAGCCATTGGTTGCTGCCTGTAATGGAAAATTTGGTGATTACCAGTG TAACAATGCCATGGGCCTCTGGTCTAAAATAAAAGGGAAGGGTGCTCCATTTCGTGGGCCTCCTGCAGTTGGAGAG gcaataaaaaataatctccCAACCTCTGAAATGATCGAATCATGCTCCGTAGCTGGGCCTGGATTTGTAAACGTAGTGTTGTCAAAGAATTGGATGGCTAAG AGCATTCAAAAGATGCTAATTGAAGGTATTGATACGTGGGCACCATTGCCGCCAGTTAAAACAGCAGTTGTTGACTTTTCATCCCCTAACATAGCAAAAGAAATGCATGTTGGTCACTTGAGGTCTACAATTATTGGTGACACACTGGCTCGCATGCTAGAATTTTCAAAAGTGAAAGTTCTTCGGCGGAACCATGTTGGTGACTGGGGGACACAG TTTGGCATGCTGATTGAGTTCCTTTTTGAAAAGTTTCCAAACTTTGAAGATGCCACTGAAACAGCCATTGGAGATCTACAG GCATTTTATAAAGCTTCCAAGCAGAGATTTGATGCTGATCCTGCATTTAAGGAGAGAGCTCAACAGGCAGTGGTGCGCCTTCAG gGTGGTGAAGACAAATATCGTAGGGCATGGGCACAGATATGTCAAATCAGCCGTACTGAATTTCATAAAGTCTATCAACGGCTTGGAGTCCATCTAGAGGAAAAG GGGGAAAGCTTTTATAACCCATACATTCCAGGGGTAATAGAAGCATTGAATAAACAGGGATTAGTCGAGGAAAGTCAGGGAGCTCGAGTGATCTTTATTGAAGGCATTAATATACCTCTTATTGTGGTGAAGAGTGATGGTGGTTTCAACTATGCATCAACTGATCTGGCTGCTCTTTG GTATCGCCTCAATGAAGAGAAAGCTGAATGGATTATATACGTTACTGATGTAGGCCAGCAGCAgcattttgatatgtttttcaAA GCAGCCAAACGTGCAGGGTGGCTTCCTCAAGGTGATAGTTCATATCCCAAAGCCAGCCATGTTGGTTTTGGCCTTGTCCTTGGAGAAGATGGAAAACGTTTTCGAACCCGTAACACTGAAGTTGTTCGACTAGTTGATCTACTTGATGAAGCCAAGGTTCGAAGTAAAGCAGCACTTATTGAGCGCG GTAAGGGTGAAGAATGGACTGAGGAGGAGATCGAGAGTACTGCTGAAGCAGTCGGTTATGGTGCAGTAAA GTATGCTGACTTGAAAAACAACCGGTTGACcaattatacatttaattttgacCAGATGCTTAATGATAAG GGCAACACTGCTGTTTATTTGCTATATGCTCACGCTCGAATCTGTTCAATCATCCGGAGGTCTGGTAAAGACATAGAGGAACTGAAGAAC AAGGGGACATTAGTATTGGGGCATAAGGATGAGCGTGATTTGGGGCTTCACTTGCTGCAGTTTGCTGAG GTTGTCGAAGAGGCCTGCACCAATTTGTTGCCAAACGTTTTGTGTGACTACCTCTATAATTTATCTGAAATCTTCTCAAAGTTTTACAGTAACCCCGAGTGCAAG GTTATCGGGTCAGATATGGAAACGAGTCGACTACTATTATGTGAAGCAACTGCCGTGGTTATGCGAAAATGCTTCGATCTCCTAGGAATCACACCTATTTACAAGATTTGA
- the LOC105792912 gene encoding glucan endo-1,3-beta-glucosidase 13, translating into MASAFKLLFAVSLFTLLLRFCSGSIVGVCYGRNADDLPTPDKVVELIKLHNIKYVRIYDSNIQVLKAFANTGVELMVAVPNSDLLAFSQFQSNADSWLKNSILPYYPAAKITYITVGLEVTESPDNASALVVPAMHNVLAALKKAGLHKRIKVSSTHSLGVLSRSFPPSAGAFNSSHASFLKPMLEFLAENQSPFMIDLYPYYAYRDSPKKVSLDYALFESSSEVIDPNTGLLYTNMFDAQIDALYFALMALNFKTIKVMVTETGWPSKGSPKEKGATPDNAQTYNTNLIRHVLNDTGTPAKPGEELDVYIFSLFNENRKPGLESERNWGLFYPDKTSIYNLDFTGKGVLDMTNSTDGSKNGTTWCIASSKASEADLQNAIDWACGPGNVDCSAIQPSQPCFEPDNLVSHASFAFNSYYQQNGASDVACSFGGKGVKVDKDPSYDNCIYLTAGGINKTASSNMTATVNTSSSSHTDVCSWICVFLLTTLIAVILNLRNMCDVSF; encoded by the exons ATGGCTTCAGCATTCAAGCTTCTCTTTGCAGTTTCTTTGTTTACTTTACTTTTAC GTTTCTGCAGCGGAAGCATAGTCGGAGTTTGCTACGGAAGGAATGCCGATGATCTTCCAACACCTGATAAAGTCGTAGAACTGATAAAACTTCACAACATTAAGTATGTCCGGATTTATGATTCTAATATCCAAGTGTTGAAGGCCTTTGCAAACACTGGAGTTGAACTTATGGTTGCAGTTCCAAATTCGGACTTATTAGCGTTCTCTCAGTTCCAATCAAATGCAGATTCATGGTTAAAGAACAGTATCCTTCCGTATTACCCGGCCGCGAAGATCACATACATCACTGTAGGTCTTGAAGTCACCGAGAGCCCCGATAATGCCTCAGCTTTAGTTGTACCTGCTATGCATAATGTCCTTGCAGCATTGAAAAAGGCTGGTTTACACAAAAGGATTAAAGTTTCGAGTACGCATTCTCTCGGGGTTTTGTCCCGATCATTCCCACCTTCTGCTGGGGCTTTCAATAGCAGCCACGCATCGTTCTTGAAACCGATGTTGGAATTCCTAGCTGAGAATCAATCACCATTTATGATTGATTTATATCCTTATTATGCTTATAGAGATTCTCCGAAAAAGGTCTCTTTGGATTATGCGTTGTTCGAGTCATCCTCGGAAGTCATAGATCCAAATACCGGTCTACTTTACACGAACATGTTCGATGCTCAGATAGATGCCCTTTATTTTGCCTTGATggctttaaatttcaaaacgaTTAAGGTTATGGTTACTGAAACCGGCTGGCCTTCCAAAGGTTCACCAAAAGAGAAGGGTGCAACTCCGGACAATGCTCAAACTTACAACACCAATCTAATTCGACATGTTTTGAATGATACCGGCACTCCTGCCAAGCCCGGTGAAGAGCTAGATGTTTATATTTTCTCATTGTTCAATGAGAATAGGAAGCCCGGATTGGAATCAGAGAGAAACTGGGGCCTTTTCTATCCCGATAAGACGAGTATATATAACTTGGACTTCACCGGAAAAGGTGTCCTTGATATGACTAATAGTACGGATGGTTCCAAAAATGGAACAACGTGGTGTATCGCTTCTAGCAAGGCTTCTGAAGCGGATTTACAGAATGCTATAGATTGGGCTTGTGGCCCTGGGAATGTGGATTGCTCTGCCATTCAGCCTAGCCAACCGTGTTTTGAACCAGATAATCTAGTTTCTCATGCCTCTTTTGCATTCAACAGTTACTACCAACAAAACGGGGCAAGTGATGTTGCATGCAGCTTCGGAGGAAAAGGGGTCAAAGTTGACAAGGATCCTA GTTATGATAATTGCATCTACCTGACCGCCGGAGG GATCAACAAAACCGCATCAAGTAACATGACTGCCACTGTGAACACATCTTCGTCCTCACATACCGACGTGTGCTCGTGGATTTGCGTTTTCCTTTTGACGACTTTGATCGCTGTTATCTTGAACCTGCGCAATATGTGCGATGTATCATTCTGA
- the LOC105792915 gene encoding profilin-2 has product MSWQAYVDDHLMCEIEGNHLSAAAIIAHDGSVWAQSANFPQFKPEEINAIMNDFNEPGTLAPTGLHLGGTKYMVIQGEAGAVIRGKKGPGGVTVKKTNMALIIGIYDEPMTPGQCNMIVERLGDYLLDQGY; this is encoded by the exons atgtcGTGGCAAGCTTACGTAGATGATCACTTGATGTGTGAAATCGAAGGAAACCATCTCTCTGCCGCCGCTATCATCGCCCACGACGGCAGCGTTTGGGCCCAAAGCGCCAATTTCCCTCAG TTCAAGCCCGAAGAAATTAATGCCATCATGAATGACTTTAATGAACCGGGTACGCTCGCTCCCACCGGGTTGCACCTCGGTGGCACGAAATACATGGTGATCCAAGGCGAAGCGGGAGCTGTTATCCGAGGGAAGAAG gGACCCGGAGGTGTTACTGTTAAGAAGACCAATATGGCCTTGATCATCGGAATCTATGATGAACCAATGACACCCGGCCAATGCAACATGATCGTCGAGAGGCTCGGCGATTATCTCCTCGATCAGGGTTATTGA
- the LOC105792916 gene encoding profilin, with translation MQNPTKQKMSWQTYVDEHLMCDIEGQDQHLKAPSSLRFCSYLQLNASEVTKILMNRATLLLKGYILPLQSIWSYRVSLVLSFVEKKGTGGVTIKKTGQGLIFGIYEEPVTPGQCNMVVERLGDYLAEQGL, from the exons ATGCAAAACCCAACGAAACAAAAAATGTCGTGGCAAACTTACGTAGATGAGCACTTGATGTGTGACATTGAAGGCCAAGACCAACATCTTAAAGCTCCGTCTTCCCTCAG GTTTTGTTCTTATTTGCAGTTAAATGCTAGTGAGGTCACAAAGATTTTGATGAACCGGGCCACCTTGCTCCTAAAGGGTTACATCTTGCCGTTGCAAAGTATATGGTCATACAGGGTGAGCCTGGTGCTGTCATTCGTGGAAAAAAAG GGAACAGGAGGAGTGACCATTAAGAAAACAGGACAAGGTCTTATATTTGGTATCTATGAAGAACCAGTGACTCCAGGACAATGCAACATGGTTGTTGAAAGGTTGGGTGATTATCTTGCTGAACAGGgactttga